One region of Halohasta litchfieldiae genomic DNA includes:
- the hmgB gene encoding hydroxymethylglutaryl-CoA synthase yields MTPVGIDAVEIWTGKLQLDLPETFAPAKDEDPDKYRKGIGLEHSSFPDVYEDIVTMGANAAKRLMERKGLTPSDIGRIDVATESAFDNSKPVSTYIAGCLEQYYEEDFRHANKGERKFACVAGTQSVDDAYNWIRAGRNRGRAALVIATDTALYARGDPGEATQGAGAVAMLVDEEPDLVEISTEQGYGSMDETDFLKPNQQFPSVDGKRSMQVYLARMREAVQDFESVAWDMHPDDFAYIPFHTPFPGMVRKAALLGYRHMSRDTEIEEELSGELGYQPRQDEYTSWDAYEDAIRDYMDELKDTDQYRAWYDKTIEPTLGISRHVGNWYTGSVHLARIAAMKYAADNGRDLTDEKLLIGSYGSGAQAEIHAETVQDEWREEIDQLNIDAQIAARYDLTYEEYEQVHDSHNYEKSNVDLEEFTNPSDEFVFTGWGRMNERKYDYVE; encoded by the coding sequence ATGACACCTGTCGGTATTGACGCGGTCGAGATCTGGACCGGAAAGCTACAGCTCGACCTGCCGGAGACGTTCGCGCCCGCCAAAGACGAAGACCCCGATAAGTATCGCAAAGGGATCGGTCTCGAACACTCCTCGTTCCCTGACGTCTACGAGGATATCGTTACCATGGGCGCGAACGCGGCCAAACGCCTCATGGAGCGCAAGGGGCTGACCCCCTCCGACATCGGTCGGATCGACGTGGCCACCGAGTCGGCGTTCGACAACTCCAAACCCGTCTCGACCTACATCGCCGGCTGTCTCGAACAGTACTACGAGGAGGACTTCCGCCACGCCAACAAGGGCGAGCGGAAGTTCGCCTGCGTCGCCGGCACCCAGTCGGTCGACGACGCCTACAACTGGATCCGCGCCGGTCGCAACCGTGGCCGCGCAGCGCTCGTGATCGCCACCGACACCGCCCTCTATGCCCGCGGTGACCCCGGCGAAGCAACGCAGGGCGCAGGCGCGGTCGCCATGCTCGTCGACGAAGAGCCCGATCTGGTCGAGATTTCGACCGAGCAAGGGTATGGGAGTATGGACGAAACCGACTTCCTGAAACCGAACCAGCAGTTCCCCTCCGTGGATGGCAAACGGTCGATGCAGGTGTATCTCGCCCGGATGCGCGAAGCAGTCCAGGACTTCGAATCCGTGGCATGGGATATGCATCCCGACGATTTCGCCTACATTCCGTTCCACACCCCGTTCCCGGGGATGGTCCGGAAGGCCGCCCTGCTTGGCTACCGGCATATGAGCCGGGATACTGAGATCGAAGAGGAACTATCGGGTGAACTCGGCTACCAACCGCGTCAGGACGAGTACACCTCGTGGGACGCCTACGAGGATGCGATCCGCGACTATATGGACGAGTTGAAAGACACCGACCAATACCGCGCGTGGTACGACAAGACCATCGAGCCGACACTCGGTATCTCGCGGCACGTCGGCAACTGGTACACCGGCTCAGTCCATCTCGCCCGGATCGCCGCGATGAAATATGCCGCCGACAACGGCCGCGATCTGACGGATGAAAAGCTCCTCATTGGCTCCTACGGATCGGGTGCACAGGCCGAGATTCACGCTGAGACTGTGCAAGACGAGTGGCGCGAGGAGATCGACCAGCTCAACATCGACGCCCAGATCGCCGCGCGCTACGATCTGACCTACGAGGAGTACGAGCAGGTCCACGACAGCCACAACTACGAAAAGAGCAATGTCGACCTAGAGGAGTTCACCAACCCCTCCGACGAGTTCGTGTTCACTGGCTGGGGCCGAATGAACGAACGAAAGTACGACTACGTCGAGTAG
- a CDS encoding thioredoxin family protein has translation MTEQTSESTPNKPIRLADRDELVDLLQSRSPVLIEFYTKGCTLCQSIEPVLGNVARATGITVGMINPQFDLDLVEEHNIKSVPTLIVFDDGAEVGRLAEGFQGTDAVVDFISDHTDGVDTSTES, from the coding sequence ATGACCGAGCAGACCTCCGAGTCGACACCGAACAAACCGATTCGACTCGCCGACCGAGACGAACTGGTCGACCTTCTTCAATCCCGATCACCAGTCCTCATCGAGTTCTACACGAAGGGCTGTACGCTCTGCCAGTCTATCGAACCAGTCTTGGGCAACGTCGCCCGCGCAACCGGAATTACGGTTGGCATGATCAATCCGCAGTTCGATCTCGATCTCGTCGAGGAACACAATATCAAGAGCGTGCCGACGCTGATCGTCTTCGATGACGGCGCGGAAGTCGGTCGACTGGCTGAGGGCTTTCAGGGGACCGATGCTGTTGTCGACTTCATCAGCGACCACACGGACGGCGTCGACACCTCAACCGAGAGCTAG
- a CDS encoding pyridoxamine 5'-phosphate oxidase family protein: MSRVQSTELDDAEIDSLLGTGGIGVISFADGDEPYSIPVSYGYDSNAECLYVRFGFADNSEKRQFIDDGVTASLVVMAESMDGWQSVVARGPLHKVTEMALDSQAAESVRKINIPFVTIYDKRASELEFELFRLEPDSITGRRER; encoded by the coding sequence ATGTCACGGGTCCAATCGACCGAACTCGACGATGCGGAGATCGACTCACTGCTCGGTACGGGCGGTATCGGCGTGATCTCGTTTGCCGACGGTGACGAACCGTACTCGATTCCGGTCTCCTACGGCTACGATTCGAACGCTGAGTGTCTATACGTTCGGTTCGGCTTCGCCGATAACAGCGAGAAACGTCAGTTCATCGACGACGGCGTCACAGCCTCGCTGGTCGTGATGGCCGAATCGATGGACGGCTGGCAGAGCGTTGTCGCTCGCGGTCCGCTCCACAAAGTCACCGAAATGGCACTCGACTCACAGGCCGCCGAGAGTGTCCGGAAAATCAACATTCCCTTCGTGACAATCTACGACAAACGCGCCAGCGAACTGGAGTTCGAACTGTTCCGACTCGAACCCGACTCGATCACCGGTCGACGGGAACGCTGA
- a CDS encoding helix-turn-helix domain-containing protein, producing the protein MTSSIREDLAHRIAGEITLSEDPGATLRKWRTDFDISQTDLAANLDVSSSVISDYESGRRESPGIGIVRRLVTALLDVDEARGGSRIRQYGRVLSAGFDGDIVYDLREYSTALPIEDFYEALDATEIVRGDRDYVNGHTVINSIQAITRLTNEEFYRLYGQSTDRALVFTDVTRGESPLVAMRVVTPTPNAVVLHGIEEDDLWEHAGDLANVDGFSLAVSTRDLDDALDDLQALA; encoded by the coding sequence ATGACTTCATCGATTCGTGAGGATCTGGCCCATCGGATCGCAGGTGAGATCACGCTCAGCGAGGACCCCGGTGCCACGCTCCGGAAGTGGCGAACGGATTTCGATATCTCACAGACCGATTTGGCCGCGAACTTGGATGTCTCGTCATCGGTGATCTCGGATTATGAGAGCGGTCGACGCGAGAGTCCGGGCATCGGCATCGTCCGTCGGCTCGTGACGGCATTGTTGGATGTCGACGAGGCCCGCGGTGGGAGCCGGATTCGCCAGTACGGGCGGGTGTTGTCGGCAGGCTTCGACGGTGATATCGTCTACGACCTCCGGGAGTATTCGACTGCCCTCCCTATCGAGGATTTTTACGAGGCACTCGATGCGACCGAGATCGTTCGCGGGGACCGCGACTACGTCAACGGCCACACCGTCATCAACAGCATTCAGGCGATTACTCGGTTGACAAACGAAGAGTTCTATCGGCTCTATGGCCAAAGCACCGACCGCGCGCTGGTGTTTACCGACGTGACTCGCGGCGAGTCGCCGCTGGTCGCTATGCGTGTCGTGACGCCGACACCGAATGCGGTCGTGTTGCACGGCATTGAAGAAGACGATCTGTGGGAACATGCCGGAGATCTAGCCAACGTCGACGGGTTTTCGCTGGCGGTGTCGACGCGGGACCTCGATGATGCGCTCGACGATCTGCAGGCGCTGGCCTAG
- a CDS encoding DUF2150 family protein: MTDEPAETFYSEDRWQNWLTRVEDEELDPESEDFARLYFNLQNDTTIAIAKVISAAKDGRVDEETTLEKLEFINEVVMAEPEFDGEEALLLIDSVQTSLVPVFYAAEEYIIGGPVEEYSVEECIDAAIEVATDEEDVDAALAYLVQAGTQIIDGAEFDGTEVDEIESWIVSEWLNGLDSLQDAFADPEVIDEE; this comes from the coding sequence ATGACAGATGAGCCCGCCGAGACGTTTTACTCCGAAGATCGCTGGCAAAATTGGCTGACACGGGTCGAAGACGAGGAACTCGACCCCGAAAGCGAGGACTTCGCTCGCCTCTACTTTAACCTCCAAAACGACACCACAATCGCGATTGCGAAGGTCATCTCGGCGGCCAAAGACGGTCGCGTCGACGAGGAGACCACCCTCGAAAAGCTCGAATTTATCAACGAAGTCGTCATGGCCGAACCGGAGTTCGACGGCGAGGAAGCACTGCTGTTGATCGACAGCGTCCAGACCAGCCTCGTTCCCGTGTTCTATGCGGCCGAGGAGTACATCATCGGTGGTCCCGTCGAGGAGTACTCGGTTGAGGAGTGTATCGACGCGGCCATCGAGGTCGCCACCGACGAAGAGGATGTCGACGCGGCGCTCGCATATCTCGTGCAGGCTGGCACCCAGATCATCGACGGCGCAGAGTTCGATGGGACGGAGGTCGACGAGATCGAGTCATGGATCGTCTCCGAATGGTTGAACGGCTTAGATAGTCTCCAAGATGCGTTTGCGGATCCGGAAGTTATCGACGAAGAGTAG
- a CDS encoding TatD family hydrolase, whose product MEELATPVLDNHLHLDPERGRGMEAVDEFARLGGTHLMIVNQPSWKLGVDSTDPEDFRSVFETTVEIAADATERLPGRAWPIVGAHPGLISRLIEDRGCSPAEARDCMQGVLDIAADYVGDGRALGLKSGRPHYEVSDAVWDASNGVMKHAFSLGAEVDCAVQLHTEASEDLTEIADWAEERGLAPHKVVKHYAGGRLAGPTPSVMSNKDWIETAAESGDSFLMETDFIDDPDRPGAVLGPKTVPRRVRWLSEQGYDEAIHRAHVETPERVYGIDTESTLS is encoded by the coding sequence ATGGAGGAGTTAGCAACGCCAGTTCTCGACAACCATCTGCATCTTGATCCCGAGCGGGGACGCGGGATGGAAGCCGTCGACGAATTCGCACGACTCGGAGGTACCCACCTCATGATCGTCAACCAACCATCGTGGAAACTTGGCGTCGACTCAACCGATCCCGAGGATTTCAGGTCCGTCTTCGAGACCACAGTCGAGATCGCCGCCGACGCAACTGAGCGACTCCCGGGACGCGCGTGGCCAATTGTCGGTGCCCATCCCGGCCTAATTAGTCGACTCATCGAGGATCGCGGCTGTTCGCCAGCCGAGGCCCGCGACTGCATGCAGGGCGTGCTCGATATTGCCGCCGACTATGTGGGCGACGGGCGGGCACTCGGTCTTAAATCCGGTCGACCGCACTACGAGGTGAGCGACGCTGTGTGGGATGCTTCGAACGGCGTGATGAAACACGCCTTTTCACTGGGAGCCGAAGTCGACTGTGCGGTCCAACTCCACACCGAGGCCAGCGAAGACCTGACCGAGATCGCTGACTGGGCCGAAGAGCGAGGGCTTGCGCCACACAAGGTCGTCAAACATTACGCGGGCGGTCGACTGGCAGGCCCGACGCCGAGCGTGATGAGTAACAAAGATTGGATCGAAACGGCCGCCGAGTCGGGCGACTCGTTCCTGATGGAGACCGACTTCATCGACGATCCCGACCGACCCGGAGCTGTGTTGGGACCGAAAACCGTCCCGCGTCGCGTCCGATGGCTCAGCGAGCAGGGGTACGACGAGGCAATCCATCGCGCACACGTTGAGACTCCCGAGCGCGTCTACGGAATCGACACCGAGTCGACGCTCTCGTGA